The Desulfosporosinus acidiphilus SJ4 genome has a window encoding:
- a CDS encoding MgtC/SapB family protein: MHITDYEIALRLLLACIFGGIVGLERERNDSPAGFRTHILVCMGSALIMIISMYGFSNFTSINKDPARLAAQVVSGIGFLGAGTILRDKTSIRGLTTAASLWVVSAIGLATGAGFYFSSTLTTFLVFITLERIVENYFFRNSQSLKVVAVNGTCRVKEINRVIESHNIVPQNISMTLQQEEQNKTIILYKLRTPFRNLDMNRLIEDINEIDGVYSAERALNNQSDSILSVFSRKKKLSENNNNSLSL, from the coding sequence GTGCATATTACTGATTATGAAATTGCCCTAAGATTATTGCTGGCATGTATCTTTGGAGGAATTGTAGGCCTCGAACGAGAACGAAATGATAGTCCGGCAGGATTTAGAACACATATCTTGGTGTGCATGGGTTCTGCCTTGATTATGATTATATCAATGTATGGCTTTAGTAATTTTACCTCCATTAATAAAGATCCTGCTCGTTTAGCTGCACAAGTAGTTTCAGGGATCGGCTTTTTAGGAGCAGGTACAATATTGAGGGATAAGACATCAATCAGGGGTTTAACTACTGCTGCATCCTTATGGGTTGTATCCGCTATTGGATTGGCAACTGGTGCGGGATTCTATTTTTCCTCAACTTTAACTACTTTTTTAGTTTTTATTACACTGGAACGGATTGTTGAAAACTACTTTTTTAGAAATAGTCAATCCCTTAAAGTAGTTGCCGTCAACGGAACCTGCCGGGTAAAAGAGATAAATAGAGTTATCGAATCTCATAATATAGTTCCGCAGAATATCTCCATGACGTTGCAACAAGAAGAGCAAAACAAAACAATTATCCTGTATAAATTAAGGACTCCCTTTCGAAATCTGGACATGAATCGTTTAATCGAGGACATAAACGAAATTGACGGTGTTTATTCTGCAGAACGAGCGCTGAATAACCAAAGTGATTCGATTCTGTCCGTTTTTTCACGTAAAAAGAAGTTATCAGAGAATAATAATAATAGTTTATCTCTATAA
- the speE gene encoding polyamine aminopropyltransferase: MELWYTEQHTENVRFSIKVDKPLYTGQSEFQRIDIFKSKEFGTIFTLDGLMMVTEKDEFIYHDMIVHVPMATNPAIKNVLVIGAGDGGTVRELTRYNSIERIDMVEIDKLVVDVCREYLPQTACKLDDPRVHLFFEDGLKFVRSKENAYDLIIVDSTDPFGPGEGLFTKEFYGNCFKALKEDGILVNQHESPYYHEYAQSMQRAHKRIKEFFPVCRVYQAHIPTYPSGHWLFGFASKTYDPVNDLNEQAWNSLGLKTRYYNTDIHKGCFALPTYVKELLGNKEE, from the coding sequence ATGGAATTGTGGTATACAGAACAGCATACGGAAAATGTCCGTTTTTCTATTAAGGTAGATAAACCTCTCTATACAGGGCAAAGTGAATTCCAAAGAATTGACATCTTCAAGTCCAAAGAATTTGGGACTATTTTTACTCTGGACGGTTTAATGATGGTCACAGAAAAAGACGAATTTATCTATCATGATATGATTGTTCATGTACCGATGGCAACCAATCCGGCAATCAAAAATGTTTTGGTTATTGGTGCCGGTGATGGCGGAACGGTAAGAGAACTTACGCGCTATAATTCAATAGAACGTATAGACATGGTGGAAATTGATAAGTTGGTAGTCGATGTCTGCCGTGAATATTTACCCCAAACTGCCTGTAAATTGGACGATCCGCGCGTGCATTTGTTTTTTGAGGATGGGTTGAAATTTGTTCGATCCAAAGAAAATGCCTATGATCTGATTATTGTCGATTCCACGGATCCCTTTGGACCAGGGGAAGGGCTATTTACTAAAGAGTTTTACGGGAATTGCTTTAAAGCACTTAAAGAGGACGGTATTCTTGTCAATCAGCACGAAAGCCCATATTATCATGAATATGCTCAGTCAATGCAAAGGGCTCATAAGCGCATCAAGGAATTCTTCCCGGTTTGCAGAGTCTATCAAGCGCATATTCCAACGTATCCGTCAGGACACTGGCTGTTTGGATTTGCCTCCAAAACTTATGATCCGGTGAACGATTTAAATGAGCAGGCTTGGAATAGTCTGGGATTAAAAACAAGGTATTATAACACGGATATTCATAAAGGATGTTTTGCTCTGCCAACCTATGTAAAGGAGCTTTTAGGAAATAAAGAAGAATAA